The Candidatus Omnitrophota bacterium genomic sequence GTAACCTCACCTGTTCATCCGTGACCATTCCAACCTCCTTCTTCGAGATTGGGATCACTTTATCTCGTCTCTTCAAACCGGGAATTTTAATTGTCGTCAGGAGGGAATTTTAATTGTCGCTGATCACGCCAATGACGAATTCCAGAAAAGCGAGGATAAGATAATTCAAATCGCCAGGATTTTGACCAGAGAGCGTTATCATTATGGCGTTGATAAAAAGGGCTTGAGATATTTTAGGAAGCGATTGGGCGACGAGATAAACGCCAATAGTAGAAAAGGCGATGGATTGCAACTCCAAGAAGCTGATGGGGAGTGAAAAATCCTTCTCTTCGATTTTCGATAACAAATAAACGGCGAGAACGTCGGCTTTCATCCAAAAGTAAACCGCAAGGAGAAGATAGAGCAAAAAAGGGCCGCTGGATATTAATATAAAAGAGATATTCATGAAGGATGTCAGCGCGCTGAAAGAGAAAATCGTCGTAGAAAAATTAAAAATATCCGCCGTAAAGCGCGGCGTCTGCAAGAAGGCATAGATCGCCATAATGCGGAATATCAGAATCCCAACGTCTTTCGTTTTCATTTTTCCCCTTCGGATTTTCATTGTTGGCGTTTCTAGCATACTAAAAACAGAAACGCTTCAGAGAATCAAGGTTTTACAAATTTTTATTCCCATTTCCTATATTTTTTCTCGTTAATCCAGTCTATATGCGCGCCCATCTACAAATTAAGAGGGACGTTTAATCGTTTCTCGAATCTTGATTGGAAAAACGCCGCGTTTTGCGGCGAAGGAGTGAAGAGATGGTAACGCAATTGTTGAAAATCTGGTTGTTTCTGAATAACAAAAAGACGAATATCGGGAGTTTTTTGTTGTTGGCGGCGATGGTTTTGGAAAAGACCGTTACGATCTGGAGCGGCGGAACGGCGCCGGACTGGCTGCCCAAGGCGGTTGAAACCTTGCAATGGCTGGGCGGCGCCAGCGCGGGCGTGGGCTTAACCCATAAAGGCGTGAAAGCATTCAAGGGCGATCCGGGCGAACGCCGTTGACGAATCATTGAAGGGCTTCGATGCGTTCGGGGATGGAGTCGATATCGGTCACGCGGACGCCGAAGTTTTCGCCAATGACGATCATCTCGCCTTTAGCGAATTGCTTTTTGTTGATGAGCAAGTCTACCGGCTCTCCATTGAGTTTTTGCAGCTCGATGACGGAGCCGGAGCCCATTTCCAGGACTTCCTTGACGGTGGATTTTGTCTTGCCCAGTTCCACCCTGATTTCAAGCGTCAGGTTAAGGATGATTTCAAGGTTGGTAACGTCCGAGGGCGGTTCTATTTCGTCGAACGACTCGAAGACGGCCTCTTGGACGTTCACTTTCGCCTCTTCTTCCACTTTGGGAGAACGCCGCATTTTGAATTTCTTTTGCGGCGGCTGCGGCTGCCAGGCGGGAGCGGCTTCGTCGAAATCTTCCTGAAAATAGGGGGCGCTTTCCCTGGCCGGTCGAGGAGGTTCGATATCTTCCTCTTCGGCTGGGGATCCCCCCAGCCCCGCCTTCAACAGCGCATCGATTTCCGATTGGGAGAGCAGGTCGCTCATGGCTTGATTTTCCTATCGAACGCCGCGCCGGATAGAATTGGGCCAACCATATTCAATACGTTCGCTTTCGATCCTATTAAATTTCATGTCGTATTATTTTACCACGCTCTGCATGTCCGTCCATCTTTTTTTAGGGGATTGTTTCGGAGTATTTCGAAAGACAAAGAAATCCGATCGGAATTGGCCATTCCTCGGCGGGAGGAAGGACGCTACAGTTTTAGTTTTTTCTTCCATTTCTGGTATACGGAATAGGCATATTGGAAGACGGCGTCGTAATATTCGTTCCAATCGTAATAGTGTTTTTGAAAACCATCGGGAGAGATCAACGACCGGCCAAGAGAATTTTTTCCTCCATCAAAAGAAGTCAGATTGTCTACAATGCCGATGAACTGAACTCCATATCCTATCGGAAAAGGATAAGGGCAATTCGGCGGTTCTGGTCCCATATGTTCGATGCGAACTACTCCGATCATCTTAACATGTGAGAGTTCGCAGCCGATCTGGCGCATGGCTTCGCGGCGAAAAGTCTCCTCTGGAGTTTCGCCGATGTCGATTCTTCCTCCAATGATTTCCCAACCGCGACCGGGTATGTTGGCCAACACCAGTTTATCGTCATGGAAGACGAATCCAGCCGCTATGCTCGTAAGTTCCGGCGCGGGAAGATGTTCTGTAGCCTCAAATGATACTACGCTATTATCGCCCCATTTCGTAACTGGAAATTCGGGGGTTATCTTTACTTTTTTCTTTTTAATCGCTGCGGTTTTCCGCTCGCTGTCTTTTCTGTTCGCCGCTGTATTTTTACAGGTGGAGGATTTCGCCGTTTTTTTCTGCTCCAAGAACGATTTGGTTTTCGAGGCGGCGGCTATCGGAATTTTATTTGGCGAATTGGAAGTGTTGATTTTCGGGACAGCGGATTTCGGGGGAGAATCCGCCAATGATTTTTTCACAACCGTTGAGTTCACGGTCGTATTTTTCGCCGCGGCGGGATTTATGTCTTTGGATTCGATTATCTTTGCGGACGTTTTAGAATTTTGCGATCTTTCCGCCATCATTTTTCATGATTGCGCGCCGCCGTTTCGATCTTAAATCCTAAGAAAAAAGAACGTACCGGCGGTGCAACGCTTTTTAAATTTTTACGTCCTAACGAATTCTCCAACTCAGCCTATTATAAGCTATTTTTCATTACTTTGGCAACGTGCAAGGCGCAGATATCACCTCATTTTTCTTTAGATAACTCCATCAATAAAAATAATTTACATATTAAGCATCATTTATTTACATTATGTGTATTTCCTTATTATATTAGTTTTATATAGAATAAATTATTTATATCGCTTGGGAGCGAGACGCCATCGTAATCGCCGACGCTAGCAATTGCCGGATGGCGCACCATTCAAATTATAAATCATCTATTAACCTAAAAACGGCAGTTGAGGAGCAGAATTCTCCGTCGAAAGCCTTTCTAGACCTCCCTGGCGATCCTAGTTGAATGTCGGTTCAGCCCATTTGCGGCAGCCATATGGGGCGAGCAAGTATTTTTCCTTGCAGAAATTTCTGCAACGCCCGGCTCAAAATCAATCGCCACCGGTCTTGCCAATCCAACTGCTCCGCATTTCGCTTCAATTGAAGAAGGAACGCCGCCAATGACTTGAGTCGTTTTTGGATCGCCGCCGTTTTACTGTGGGCGTTGGTTACGATCAACGTCGATTGCCCTCCGTGCCGGATTTGTTTGGCCACTCCCGTAAGCAGCAGCGGACGGCTGGTTACCGCTTCCGCGTGTTTTTCCGGAATCGCCAAGCGCGCGAACAATGACCACCAGTTGTAGATCAGGGCGATGGCTCGCGCCATGATTTGGCATCGCTTCAGGTCCTGCGTCATGTAGCCGCTCCAGCCCCATTGGTTTTTCAATTCGTCGAACATATTCTCCGCATCGCTGCGATCCCGGTAATGTTGGGCGATCGTCATGATCTCGTCGTTCAGGCACGTTGCCAACACCGCGTATTCGTATTGCTTGAGAGGCGCCGCCGTCTTCATAAACGCCAATTCGGGTTGATCGGTTTTCGCCTTCTTCTTCTCTTGCTTTTTCTCCACGGTTTCCGGGGGAATCTCGCGGCGCAGCACCACCACCCGTCTCGATTTCGTCCCTCCCATTAACTACTTGCATCCTTTCATTTTATTTTCAACTGCCGTTTTTAGGATAATCAATTCACCAGCATAACCAATTTGCTGTTCATGACAAAATTGAGAAGAGTAGATTTTCGATACAATCTTCTGGATTGTGGAGATGTCGTAAATCTATTTTTAAAAATTGGTCCGCCTAAATACACTAATCGAGGTACTTTTATATCCGGCTTCTTTTACGATCCACAAACGGGGCTAGATCCTTACGATTGTTCTCAAACGGATATCGGGGATTGGGCTGTATACAAATCCGTCCAATAGAAATAATAACCACTTTTTCCATGCGGAACGAAATTATCGTAAAAAAACTCGCTTTTCGAGATTATCCGTTTTTCGGCAAAACTCACTCCGCCCGGTCCAGGGCGTAGCGCAGATCGGGCAGGGGGGCGCCCTCCGGGTCGGCGATTTCGAAGTAGAATCCCCACGGGCCCATACTTTCGCTAACCTTCACGACCAAGTGATTCCATCCCTGAAATAATTCCGTAGGCCTTATTTCGCCGCTGGGTTGAGACTTATGCAGTCCGCGCTTTTGAAAGAGCAGGCGATAGTTCATAAATATCTTGACATCGCCGCCGCAGCCGAATTCGAAGCGAACCTGGCGTTGGCGGGGGGAATAGACGCCGACGTAGGCGTAGGCCATCGCGTTGTCGTTCGGTTTCAGGATCGAATCGAAATCGACATAGCCGGAGGGAAATTCATGGGCTTCCCATTTAACGGTTTTGCCGATGCCCTCGTATTCCTCTTTTGGCTTAACGTTGGTTTCCGGCTTGAGGATGCTGTTGAATCCCTCGCCCTTTGGGTTGGGGAACGGTCCGACGATCAGCCATTGCCTAATGAAATCATGCCCAGCAGGGAAAGCGATTTCTCTCCGGAAGGGGAGATTTTCCCACACGCCGGAGAAGGCCGCGCTTAAATTAAAACGCTTTTGCCATAGAGAGTCTGTCGGAGTTACGGAAAAACGGAGGCTGCGCTTGCTTTGGGGCGATTCCCTATCGTCCAATTTCAAGTCGTCATCGGTGCGGGCGCTCCAGCCATCGGGAAGATTCAAGGCGATGCGGTTGACGAGCAGGGGAACTTTCAGGGGATTGAGAATCTGGACATCGACGGAAAACGGCACGCTGACTTGGGAGATGGCGCCTGTGGAAGCCGTATAGAGAATAGGCGTAAAGAAGCCCGCCAGTTGGGAGGCGAGGACGGGATCCTGGCATAAGCGGTCGAGATCGGCGTAGAACTTGGCCGCCTCTTCCGCCGCCCGGTCGATTTCCTTATACGAATTGTCCTTCAATTCCGGCGGCGTAAAATTCGGCGAAGGATTGGGGCTGTCGGCGGGGATGACATCGACGCGGACGCCCCGCATGGCGGCGTCGATGCTCAGCGCCCGGTTTACGGTTTCTTGAAGATCCCACAAACGCTTTTTGATCTCCTCGCGTACGTCATGGGGGCCGAGGGATTGAACCACCTTGCCGCAAGCCCAACGGACATGTTCGAGTTTTTTCAGCGATTCTTCCCGAATCGCCGCCGGGGGTAAAAGAACGGGAAACGACGCGAAGCCGCTGGAGGGCGATGACGCTTGCTTTCCGTTCGCGAACAGCAAGTTCGATTTGTTGCCCTGATTGATCAATTCAAAAGAAATCTGCTGACGCTCAGGCAAAAGATTATTGACCTGAAAAGAAAAACCGGAGGAGGGACCGCTCAATTTTTCCCATTGGCATTTTGCGCCCAAATTGTAAAGTTTCTTGTTTTCCATATCGACGAGAATTCGAACATTCTCGCCGCCGGGAAGGAGGAGCGTCAGGCGGTCGCCTCGTTGAATTTTAAGCGGTTTTTGGAAAGTGAAAATCCGCAATCGTTCGCTGGCGAAATCCTGTCCCGCGACGGATTCTCCGTTATAGAGAACATTCATGGCGTCGATTCCCATGTCGTTGGACGAGGCGGGATTGAAAGCGATTTGTTTGAGAACGGCG encodes the following:
- a CDS encoding FliM/FliN family flagellar motor switch protein, with protein sequence MSDLLSQSEIDALLKAGLGGSPAEEEDIEPPRPARESAPYFQEDFDEAAPAWQPQPPQKKFKMRRSPKVEEEAKVNVQEAVFESFDEIEPPSDVTNLEIILNLTLEIRVELGKTKSTVKEVLEMGSGSVIELQKLNGEPVDLLINKKQFAKGEMIVIGENFGVRVTDIDSIPERIEALQ
- a CDS encoding NUDIX domain-containing protein; the encoded protein is MNSTVVKKSLADSPPKSAVPKINTSNSPNKIPIAAASKTKSFLEQKKTAKSSTCKNTAANRKDSERKTAAIKKKKVKITPEFPVTKWGDNSVVSFEATEHLPAPELTSIAAGFVFHDDKLVLANIPGRGWEIIGGRIDIGETPEETFRREAMRQIGCELSHVKMIGVVRIEHMGPEPPNCPYPFPIGYGVQFIGIVDNLTSFDGGKNSLGRSLISPDGFQKHYYDWNEYYDAVFQYAYSVYQKWKKKLKL